From the genome of Arvicola amphibius chromosome 9, mArvAmp1.2, whole genome shotgun sequence, one region includes:
- the Ptp4a1 gene encoding protein tyrosine phosphatase type IVA 1 encodes MARMNRPAPVEVTYKNMRFLITHNPTNATLNKFIEELKKYGVTTIVRVCEATYDTTLVEKEGIRVLDWPFDDGAPPSNQIVDDWLSLVKIKFREEPGCCIAVHCVAGLGRAPVLVALALIEGGMKYEDAVQFIRQKRRGAFNSKQLLYLEKYRPKMRLRFKDSNGHRNNCCIQ; translated from the exons ATGGCTCGAATGAACCGCCCTGCTCCTGTGGAAGTCACATACAAGAACATGAGATTCCTTATTACACACAATCCAACCAATGCGACCTTAAACAAATTTATAGAG gaacttAAGAAGTATGGAGTTACCACAATAGTAAGAGTGTGTGAAGCAACTTACGACACTACTCTCGTGGAGAAAGAAGGCATTCGTGTTCTT GACTGGCCTTTTGATGATGGCGCACCACCATCCAACCAGATTGTTGATGACTGGTTAAGTCTTGTAAAGATTAAGTTTCGTGAAGAACCTGGCTGCTGTATTGCTGTCCATTGTGTTGCAGGCCTTGGCAG AGCTCCAGTGCTTGTTGCCTTAGCATTAATTGAAGGTGGAATGAAGTATGAAGATGCAGTACAGTTCATAAGACA aaaGCGGCGTGGAGCTTTTAACAGCAAGCAACTTTTGTATCTGGAGAAGTACCGTCCTAAGATGCGGCTGCGCTTCAAGGATTCCAATGGTCATAGAAACAACTGTTGTATCCAATAA